From Musa acuminata AAA Group cultivar baxijiao chromosome BXJ3-8, Cavendish_Baxijiao_AAA, whole genome shotgun sequence, one genomic window encodes:
- the LOC103993682 gene encoding importin subunit alpha-1b, which yields MSLRPSERAEVRRNKYKVAVDAEEGRRRREDNMVEIRKNRREESLQKKRREGMQALSLPQTTTHASTIEKKLESLPAMVAGVYSDDSTLQLEATTQFRKLLSIERSPPIEEVIQSGVVPRFVEFLKREDYPQLQFEAAWALTNIASGTSENTKVVIDHGAVPIFVKLLSSPSDDVREQAVWALGNVAGDSPRCRDLVLSSGALFPLLQQLNEHAKLSMLRNATWTLSNFCRGKPQPAFEQVKPALPALERLIHLNDEEVLTDACWALSYLSDGTNDKIQAVLEAGVCPRLVELLLHPSPSVLIPALRTVGNIVTGDDVQTQYVINHQALPCLLNLLTHNHKKSIKKEACWTISNITAGNKEQIQAVIAAGIIAPLVHLLQTAEFDIKKEAAWAISNATSGGTHDQIKYIVGQGCIKPLCDLLVCPDPRIVTVCLEGLENILKIGEAEKNLGATGAVNSYAQLIDEAEGLEKIENLQSHDNTEIYEKAVKILETYWMEEEDDAMPTGDAAQTGFQFGNSGQNTVPSGGFNFS from the exons atgtcGCTGAGGCCGAGCGAGAGGGCGGAGGTCCGCCGGAACAAGTACAAGGTGGCCGTCGATGCGGAGgaggggcggcggcggagggaaGACAACATGGTAGAGATCCGCAAGAACCGGCGGGAGGAGAGCCTGCAGAAGAAGCGGCGGGAAGGGATGCAGGCGCTGTCCCTTCCCCAGACGACGACCCACGCCTCCACCATAGAGAAAAAG TTGGAAAGTCTTCCCGCGATGGTGGCGGGTGTTTATTCTGATGATAGCACTCTGCAGTTAGAAGCCACCACGCAGTTCCGTAAATTGCTCTCGATAG AACGGAGCCCTCCGATCGAGGAGGTGATACAATCGGGCGTTGTTCCTCGATTTGTGGAGTTTCTGAAGAGGGAAGATTATCCTCAACTTCAG TTTGAAGCAGCTTGGGCACTCACCAATATTGCCTCTGGCACTTCTGAGAACACCAAGGTTGTGATAGATCATGGAGCAGTGCCCATTTTTGTTAAACTTCTCAGTTCCCCAAGTGATGATGTCCGCGAGCAG GCGGTATGGGCTTTGGGAAATGTGGCTGGTGATTCCCCAAGATGCCGAGATCTTGTCCTTAGCAGTGGGGCATTATTCCCACTTCTGCAACAGCTGAACGAGCATGCCAAACTCTCCATGTTAAGGAATGCCACATGGACCTTGTCAAACTTTTGCAGAGGAAAGCCACAACCAGCCTTTGAGCAG GTCAAACCTGCTCTTCCAGCCCTGGAGCGGCTAATCCATTTAAATGATGAGGAAGTGCTCACAGATGCATGTTGGGCGCTGTCATATCTGTCTGATGGTACCAATGACAAAATACAAGCTGTACTTGAGGCTGGTGTTTGTCCACGTCTTGTGGAGCTTCTTCT CCATCCTTCTCCTTCTGTACTTATTCCAGCGCTTCGAACTGTTGGCAATATCGTCACGGGAGATGATGTCCAGACACAG TATGTTATCAACCACCAAGCACTTCCTTGTCTTCTGAACCTCTTGACTCACAATCATAAGAAAAGCATCAAGAAGGAAGCTTGCTGGACCATATCAAATATCACAGCTGGGAACAAGGAGCAAATTCAG GCTGTGATAGCTGCTGGTATTATTGCTCCACTAGTCCATCTTCTGcagactgcagaatttgatatcaAGAAAGAGGCAGCATGGGCTATCTCCAATGCAACTTCCGGTGGTACTCATGATCAGATAAA GTATATAGTTGGCCAGGGTTGTATAAAGCCCCTGTGCGATCTCCTGGTTTGTCCAGACCCCAGGATCGTAACTGTTTGCTTGGAAGGGCTCGAAAATATCTTGAAGATTGGTGAAGCGGAGAAGAACTTGGGTGCTACTGGAGCCGTGAATTCGTATGCTCAGCTGATTGATGAAGCTGAGGGTTTGGAGAAGATCGAGAATCTTCAGAGCCATGATAACACCGAGATCTATGAGAAAGCTGTGAAGATTCTCGAGACATATTggatggaggaggaagacgatGCAATGCCTACCGGTGATGCTGCTCAAACTGGATTTCAGTTTGGAAACAGTGGCCAGAACACAGTTCCTTCTGGTGGATTCAACTTCAGCTGA
- the LOC103993681 gene encoding uncharacterized protein LOC103993681 isoform X1 yields the protein MLSSTLSVAALSSFRHGTEASAINPLPFQNPRHRAFFPSLPLPRRIFLPTASASIWDALTGGGGAARDASLAVRRGMLLFRQGDVSGSLAEFDRAVELDPRQKAYLWQRGLSLYYLNRFEEGAEQFRLDVAKNPNDTEESIWCFLCEAQLYGVEDARSRFLEVGRDSRPVMREAYSMFKDGGDPKKLVEIFANGRADEYFYASLYAGLYYESQNDMDAAKLQIVAACQCPYGSRSDDYMAALAKVHCLCRDWSIS from the exons ATGCTTTCTTCTACGTTATCCGTTGCTGCCCTCTCTTCCTTCCGCCATGGAACCGAAGCTTCCGCCATCAATCCCCTACCTTTCCAAAACCCGCGCCATAGGGCGTTCTTCCCGTCCCTCCCGCTTCCCCGCCGGATCTTCCTGCCGACGGCCTCCGCCTCCATCTGGGACGCCTTGACGGGTGGCGGCGGCGCTGCGCGCGATGCCTCCCTCGCCGTCCGCCGCGGCATGCTGCTCTTCAGGCAG GGGGACGTCAGTGGATCTTTGGCCGAGTTCGATCGAGCCGTTGAGTTGGACCCGCGGCAGAAGGCAT ATCTTTGGCAGCGTGGATTGTCTCTCTATTACCTGAATAG GTTTGAGGAAGGCGCAGAGCAATTCAGGTTGGATGTTGCGAAAAATCCAAATGACACTGAAGAATCTATATGGTGCTTTCTTTGTGAAGCGCAGCTTTACGGGGTGGAGGATGCTAGGAGTAGGTTCTTAGAG GTAGGTCGAGATTCACGGCCTGTCATGCGTGAAGCCTATAGTATGTTTAAAGATGGTGGGGACCCTAAGAAG CTAGTTGAAATCTTTGCCAACGGTCGAGCGGATGAATATTTCTATGCTTCTCTATATGCTGGTCTTTATTATGAATCTCAG AATGATATGGATGCGGCGAAGCTTCAAATTGTTGCAGCATGCCAGTGCCCATATGGATCAAG ATCGGATGACTATATGGCAGCCCTCGCTAAGGTTCACTGCCTTTGCCGAGACTGGAGCATCAGCTGA
- the LOC103993681 gene encoding uncharacterized protein LOC103993681 isoform X2 has product MLSSTLSVAALSSFRHGTEASAINPLPFQNPRHRAFFPSLPLPRRIFLPTASASIWDALTGGGGAARDASLAVRRGMLLFRQGDVSGSLAEFDRAVELDPRQKAYLWQRGLSLYYLNRFEEGAEQFRLDVAKNPNDTEESIWCFLCEAQLYGVEDARSRFLEASRDSRPVMREAYSMFKDGGDPKKLVEIFANGRADEYFYASLYAGLYYESQNDMDAAKLQIVAACQCPYGSRSDDYMAALAKVHCLCRDWSIS; this is encoded by the exons ATGCTTTCTTCTACGTTATCCGTTGCTGCCCTCTCTTCCTTCCGCCATGGAACCGAAGCTTCCGCCATCAATCCCCTACCTTTCCAAAACCCGCGCCATAGGGCGTTCTTCCCGTCCCTCCCGCTTCCCCGCCGGATCTTCCTGCCGACGGCCTCCGCCTCCATCTGGGACGCCTTGACGGGTGGCGGCGGCGCTGCGCGCGATGCCTCCCTCGCCGTCCGCCGCGGCATGCTGCTCTTCAGGCAG GGGGACGTCAGTGGATCTTTGGCCGAGTTCGATCGAGCCGTTGAGTTGGACCCGCGGCAGAAGGCAT ATCTTTGGCAGCGTGGATTGTCTCTCTATTACCTGAATAG GTTTGAGGAAGGCGCAGAGCAATTCAGGTTGGATGTTGCGAAAAATCCAAATGACACTGAAGAATCTATATGGTGCTTTCTTTGTGAAGCGCAGCTTTACGGGGTGGAGGATGCTAGGAGTAGGTTCTTAGAGGCAA GTCGAGATTCACGGCCTGTCATGCGTGAAGCCTATAGTATGTTTAAAGATGGTGGGGACCCTAAGAAG CTAGTTGAAATCTTTGCCAACGGTCGAGCGGATGAATATTTCTATGCTTCTCTATATGCTGGTCTTTATTATGAATCTCAG AATGATATGGATGCGGCGAAGCTTCAAATTGTTGCAGCATGCCAGTGCCCATATGGATCAAG ATCGGATGACTATATGGCAGCCCTCGCTAAGGTTCACTGCCTTTGCCGAGACTGGAGCATCAGCTGA
- the LOC103993679 gene encoding uncharacterized protein LOC103993679 isoform X2: MVSSSSSSSSSDSSHSSASSVSDSSSSSSRRRDRRRRHRRSGDRGDLKVRKDHRTRGKRRRKSRHGSPSHSASSYSGDYSDESYSDSEGRHKKHKHEKSKKSKDKERSKKHRHKHQKQKHKEKQQTERCSSPVQLSKFLGRDKEDGVRRSAISGKKILLKLDKSKEDKMAENNRNELLKFLNASYD, encoded by the exons AtggtgtcttcctcctcctcatcgtcgTCCTCCGATTCTTCtcactcctccgcctcctccgtctccgattcctcctcctcctcttctcggcGACGagatcgccgccgccgccaccgacgCTCTGGTGATCGAGGCGATCTAAAGGTTCGCAAGGATCACCGGACGCGAGGCAAGCGCAGGCGCAAGAGCAGGCACGGATCTCCCAGCCACTCCGCGTCTTCCTACAGCGGTGATTACAG TGATGAAAGCTATTCCGACAGTGAGGGCCGTCATAAGAAGCACAAGCATGAGAAATCCAAGAAG TCCAAGGATAAAGAGCGAAGTAAAAAACATAGACACAAGCATCAAAAACAGAAGCATAAGGAG AAGCAGCAAACTGAGCGTTGCAGCAGCCCTGTGCAACTATCAAAG TTCCTTGGTCGTGACAAAGAGGATGGTGTCCGACGCAGTGCTATTTCTGGTAAAAAG ATTCTCTTGAAGCTTGACAAATCAAAGGAAGACAAGATGGCAGAGAACAATCGCAACGAGTTGCTGAAGTTTCTGAATGCTAGCTATGATTGA
- the LOC103993679 gene encoding uncharacterized protein LOC103993679 isoform X1: MVSSSSSSSSSDSSHSSASSVSDSSSSSSRRRDRRRRHRRSGDRGDLKVRKDHRTRGKRRRKSRHGSPSHSASSYSGDYSSDESYSDSEGRHKKHKHEKSKKSKDKERSKKHRHKHQKQKHKEKQQTERCSSPVQLSKFLGRDKEDGVRRSAISGKKILLKLDKSKEDKMAENNRNELLKFLNASYD, encoded by the exons AtggtgtcttcctcctcctcatcgtcgTCCTCCGATTCTTCtcactcctccgcctcctccgtctccgattcctcctcctcctcttctcggcGACGagatcgccgccgccgccaccgacgCTCTGGTGATCGAGGCGATCTAAAGGTTCGCAAGGATCACCGGACGCGAGGCAAGCGCAGGCGCAAGAGCAGGCACGGATCTCCCAGCCACTCCGCGTCTTCCTACAGCGGTGATTACAG CAGTGATGAAAGCTATTCCGACAGTGAGGGCCGTCATAAGAAGCACAAGCATGAGAAATCCAAGAAG TCCAAGGATAAAGAGCGAAGTAAAAAACATAGACACAAGCATCAAAAACAGAAGCATAAGGAG AAGCAGCAAACTGAGCGTTGCAGCAGCCCTGTGCAACTATCAAAG TTCCTTGGTCGTGACAAAGAGGATGGTGTCCGACGCAGTGCTATTTCTGGTAAAAAG ATTCTCTTGAAGCTTGACAAATCAAAGGAAGACAAGATGGCAGAGAACAATCGCAACGAGTTGCTGAAGTTTCTGAATGCTAGCTATGATTGA